A part of Oncorhynchus kisutch isolate 150728-3 linkage group LG2, Okis_V2, whole genome shotgun sequence genomic DNA contains:
- the LOC109885908 gene encoding ictacalcin-like — protein MSQVQQAMALLISAFHKYSGKEGDKTTLSKGELKDLLNAELGEIMGKNTDQAKVDKIFKDLDANSDGSVDFQEYVTLVACLTMMCNEFFTKK, from the exons ATGTCACAGGTCCAGCAGGCTATGGCATTGCTCATCTCAGCCTTCCACAAGTACTCTGGCAAGGAGGGCGACAAGACGACCCTGAGCAAGGGAGAACTCAAAGATCTGCTCAATGCTGAGCTTGGAGAGATCATGGGG AAAAACACTGACCAGGCAAAGGTTGACAAGATCTTCAAAGATCTGGACGCTAACTCAGATGGCAGTGTGGACTTCCAGGAGTACGTCACACTGGTGGCCTGCCTCACCATGATGTGCAATGAGTTCTTCACCAAGAAGTGA